A stretch of the Deinococcus sp. Leaf326 genome encodes the following:
- the sodA gene encoding superoxide dismutase [Mn] — protein sequence MPYELPALPYAYDALEPHIDTRTMEIHHTKHHQAYIDNANKALAGTEFDGLPVEELVQKLDSLPTDKKGVLRNNAGGHANHSLFWTVLGQSKGESNAPSGDLGTAIVDAFGSFDAFKEKFEDAAKTRFGSGWAWLVVKDGKLAVVSTANQDSPLMGEGVAGVSGTPILGVDVWEHAYYLNYQNKRPDYLKAFWNVVNWDEVARRYAEAK from the coding sequence ATGCCTTACGAACTGCCTGCCCTGCCCTACGCCTACGACGCCCTGGAACCCCACATCGACACCCGCACGATGGAGATTCACCATACCAAGCATCACCAGGCCTACATCGACAACGCCAACAAGGCGCTGGCGGGGACCGAGTTCGACGGATTGCCGGTCGAGGAACTCGTCCAGAAGCTCGACAGCCTGCCCACCGACAAGAAGGGCGTGCTGCGCAACAACGCGGGCGGTCACGCCAACCACAGCCTCTTCTGGACCGTCTTGGGACAGAGCAAGGGCGAGAGCAACGCGCCCAGCGGTGACCTGGGGACGGCCATCGTGGACGCCTTCGGCTCCTTCGACGCCTTTAAGGAAAAGTTCGAGGACGCCGCCAAGACCCGCTTTGGCAGCGGCTGGGCCTGGCTGGTCGTCAAGGACGGCAAGCTTGCCGTCGTGAGCACCGCCAACCAGGACAGCCCGCTGATGGGCGAGGGCGTGGCCGGCGTGAGCGGCACCCCCATCCTGGGCGTGGACGTGTGGGAACACGCCTACTACCTCAACTACCAGAACAAGCGCCCCGACTACCTCAAGGCCTTCTGGAACGTCGTGAACTGGGACGAAGTGGCCCGCCGCTACGCCGAAGCTAAGTAA
- the coaE gene encoding dephospho-CoA kinase (Dephospho-CoA kinase (CoaE) performs the final step in coenzyme A biosynthesis.), translating into MVPPPSPPRRLGLTGSIGAGKSTVAALLRERGLTVLDADEQARLVTAEPGTLAALEAAFPGVVREGVLDRAALAARVFGDAEQLARLNALTHPRVRARMAALEAGAAARGEAWVVQDVPLLFEGGLEGSMNATLLVDAPLETRVTRVMARSGLTREEVLARDARQMPADEKRRRATLTLDNSGDLTALEAQVDAALRQLGLLATR; encoded by the coding sequence ATGGTTCCTCCCCCCTCTCCACCCCGGCGCCTGGGCCTGACCGGCAGCATCGGCGCGGGCAAGAGCACCGTGGCGGCGCTGCTGCGTGAGCGCGGCCTGACCGTGCTGGACGCCGACGAGCAGGCCCGGCTGGTCACGGCCGAGCCCGGGACCCTGGCGGCACTGGAGGCCGCCTTTCCCGGTGTGGTCCGGGAGGGGGTCCTAGACCGCGCGGCGCTGGCCGCCCGCGTGTTCGGAGACGCGGAGCAGCTCGCGCGCCTCAACGCCCTCACCCACCCCCGCGTGCGTGCCCGCATGGCCGCGCTGGAGGCCGGCGCCGCCGCGCGGGGCGAGGCCTGGGTCGTGCAGGATGTACCGCTGCTGTTCGAGGGCGGACTCGAGGGCAGCATGAACGCGACCCTGCTGGTGGACGCCCCGCTGGAGACGCGCGTGACCCGCGTCATGGCGCGCAGCGGCCTGACCCGGGAGGAGGTGCTGGCCCGCGACGCCCGCCAGATGCCCGCCGACGAGAAACGGCGCCGCGCGACCCTGACCCTGGACAACAGCGGCGATCTCACGGCGCTGGAGGCGCAGGTGGACGCGGCACTGCGGCAGCTCGGCCTATTGGCCACTCGGTAA
- a CDS encoding lipopolysaccharide assembly protein LapB, translating to MNARLTLALLCAAALTGAFAQTAPTTPAPTPVPAAAPVPATPATTSAVPVTRPPAANYVIVGNVYYEQGKFDQAYVAFRAAAELDPRNSSALLGLGRSQVKLRLYAPAIETLRQLVQADPQGVSGYIALSQAYQQQFGGSGDRAAVSGNLAAALGVLQSAEAVVTAQGGEGRNLNLSKVLNERGNVYRLQGDATRAIEAFRQATALNPDNSLILFNLGDMYFATGNLPQAISSLQQAVITDPRDPYNRAYYAKLLALSGNVVAAKPEAAQAARLAPANAYAVGQYGVVSYLAKDAATARSQLTQAVALDPLRYPEFYYYLGRLSLDGGDLRAARENLTKAAALDSTTPEYAYYLGVSYERSAGLIAPDNLKARENYERALKLNPGYRAAQDALGRLK from the coding sequence GTGAATGCACGACTGACCCTTGCCCTGCTGTGCGCGGCCGCCCTGACCGGTGCCTTCGCCCAGACGGCACCGACCACCCCCGCACCGACCCCGGTGCCGGCAGCGGCGCCCGTCCCGGCGACCCCGGCCACGACCTCGGCCGTGCCGGTCACGCGTCCCCCCGCTGCCAACTACGTCATCGTCGGCAACGTGTACTACGAGCAGGGCAAATTCGATCAGGCGTACGTGGCCTTCCGCGCCGCCGCCGAACTCGACCCGCGCAACTCCTCGGCGCTGCTGGGGCTGGGGCGCTCGCAGGTCAAGCTGCGGCTCTATGCCCCGGCCATCGAGACCCTGCGACAGCTCGTGCAGGCCGATCCACAGGGCGTGAGCGGCTACATCGCGCTGTCGCAGGCCTACCAGCAGCAGTTCGGGGGCAGCGGCGACCGTGCGGCGGTGTCGGGCAATCTGGCGGCGGCCCTGGGGGTTCTCCAAAGTGCCGAAGCCGTCGTGACGGCCCAGGGCGGCGAGGGCCGGAACCTGAACCTCAGCAAGGTGCTCAACGAGCGCGGCAACGTCTACCGCCTTCAGGGCGACGCCACACGCGCCATCGAGGCTTTCCGGCAGGCCACCGCCCTCAATCCCGACAACAGCCTGATCCTGTTCAATCTGGGCGACATGTACTTTGCGACCGGCAACCTGCCGCAGGCCATCAGCAGCCTGCAGCAGGCGGTCATCACCGATCCGCGTGACCCCTACAACCGCGCCTACTACGCCAAGCTGCTGGCCCTGAGCGGCAACGTGGTCGCCGCCAAGCCCGAGGCCGCGCAGGCCGCCCGCCTCGCGCCGGCCAATGCCTACGCGGTGGGGCAGTACGGCGTGGTCAGCTACCTCGCCAAGGACGCCGCCACCGCCCGCTCGCAGCTCACGCAGGCCGTGGCCCTCGACCCGCTGCGCTACCCCGAGTTCTACTACTACCTCGGCCGCCTGAGTCTCGACGGCGGGGACCTGCGCGCCGCCCGCGAGAACCTGACCAAGGCGGCGGCCCTGGACAGCACCACGCCCGAGTACGCCTACTACCTCGGCGTGTCCTACGAGCGCAGCGCCGGCCTGATTGCCCCGGACAACCTCAAGGCCCGCGAGAACTACGAGCGCGCCCTGAAACTCAACCCTGGCTACCGCGCAGCGCAGGACGCCCTGGGCCGACTGAAGTAA